A part of Candidatus Stoquefichus sp. SB1 genomic DNA contains:
- a CDS encoding MarR family winged helix-turn-helix transcriptional regulator has translation MNEQDISVLIYKMSSAIVTYINHELNAYHLTFQQFSILRYISQQDDEVIGKDICQFLGVSHPTAVGLTSRMVRNNLLIASISSNDRRQTAFCLSQYGQEILTQTQSLIDQVETQIADGLGENSETFKQCLLSLEEIF, from the coding sequence ATGAATGAACAGGATATCAGTGTTTTGATTTATAAAATGTCAAGTGCTATAGTGACATATATCAATCATGAATTGAATGCTTATCATTTGACTTTTCAGCAATTTTCTATTCTTCGTTATATCAGTCAACAAGATGATGAAGTCATAGGAAAAGATATTTGTCAGTTTTTAGGTGTTTCGCATCCTACTGCTGTTGGGTTGACATCAAGAATGGTGAGAAATAATCTTTTAATCGCATCTATCTCATCAAATGATCGTAGACAGACAGCTTTTTGTTTGAGTCAATATGGTCAGGAGATTTTAACACAAACGCAAAGTCTTATTGATCAGGTAGAAACGCAAATAGCAGATGGTTTGGGTGAGAACAGTGAAACTTTTAAACAGTGTTTATTATCTTTAGAAGAGATTTTTTAA
- the rplT gene encoding 50S ribosomal protein L20: MARVKGGYTTRRRRKKILKLAKGYFGSKHTLYKTANEQVMNSLEYAYRDRRNLKREMRKLWIARINAAARMNDISYSQLMHGLKLANVEINRKMLSEIAIADPKGFTAIVDSAKKALAK; encoded by the coding sequence ATGGCAAGAGTTAAAGGTGGATATACAACTAGACGTAGAAGAAAGAAAATCTTAAAATTAGCTAAAGGATATTTTGGTTCTAAGCATACATTATATAAAACAGCTAATGAACAAGTCATGAACTCATTAGAATATGCATATAGAGATAGAAGAAACTTAAAACGTGAAATGAGAAAATTATGGATTGCACGTATTAATGCTGCTGCAAGAATGAATGATATTTCTTATTCTCAATTAATGCATGGTTTAAAATTAGCAAATGTTGAAATTAACAGAAAAATGTTATCTGAAATTGCAATTGCTGATCCAAAAGGATTTACTGCAATTGTTGATTCAGCTAAAAAAGCATTAGCAAAATAA
- the rpmI gene encoding 50S ribosomal protein L35: MPKMKSHSGLKKRLKRTGSGKLKRSHAYVSHLSHNKTHKQKKHLAKATLVHPSDMKRIKSRLQG, encoded by the coding sequence ATGCCAAAAATGAAATCTCACAGTGGTCTAAAAAAACGTTTAAAAAGAACAGGTTCAGGGAAATTGAAACGTAGTCATGCGTATGTTTCACATTTATCTCATAACAAGACTCATAAACAAAAGAAACACTTAGCAAAAGCAACTTTAGTACACCCTTCAGATATGAAGAGAATTAAATCTAGATTACAAGGGTAA
- the infC gene encoding translation initiation factor IF-3 yields the protein MAIISKYNNQQTNDDLVNEKIRFKEVLVIDQNGDQLGVLSRNQALHTASDANLDLVCVAPKAATPVCRIMDYGKYRFEQQKKQKEMKKNSKVVSLKETQLSPTIDVHDKNVKLKRTIKMLEAGDKVKVAVRFRGRQLAHIDIGQKILEDFVAECADYCIVEKPAKMEGRTLIAILAPKKK from the coding sequence GTGGCTATTATTAGCAAGTATAACAACCAACAAACAAATGATGACTTGGTGAATGAAAAAATTCGTTTTAAAGAAGTTTTAGTTATTGATCAAAACGGTGATCAATTAGGCGTTCTGTCACGTAATCAAGCTTTGCATACTGCTTCTGATGCAAATTTAGACTTGGTTTGTGTGGCTCCGAAAGCTGCAACTCCAGTATGTCGTATTATGGACTATGGGAAATATCGTTTTGAACAACAAAAGAAACAAAAAGAAATGAAGAAAAATTCTAAAGTTGTCTCTTTAAAAGAAACGCAATTATCTCCAACGATTGATGTTCATGATAAGAACGTAAAACTCAAAAGAACAATTAAAATGTTAGAGGCAGGAGATAAAGTAAAAGTAGCTGTACGTTTTAGAGGAAGACAATTAGCTCATATTGATATTGGTCAAAAAATACTAGAAGATTTCGTTGCTGAATGTGCTGACTATTGTATTGTTGAAAAGCCAGCAAAAATGGAAGGACGAACATTGATTGCTATATTAGCACCAAAGAAGAAATAA
- a CDS encoding RluA family pseudouridine synthase, with product MKYHVDEEMLLMDFLLVKTQRKRNDIKRLLKFENVYVDGHIETYYAYHLQVGQTVEISAKKEDKLPFPIIYEDKELIVIEKPCGLLSEQTSGESQKTAYFIVKQYLKKKKENIYLVHRLDQYTSGILMFVKSKKLYELLTHDWNHYVKIRGYIAIVEGMMKKPKGTIENYLAESKTQTVYISTKDQGKKAITHYKQIQTNKRYSMLEIYLDTGRKNQIRVHLSSLHHPIIGDDKYGAKTNPIRRLGLHAHELMFIHPLTHKEMRFTSQTPDSFQKLFKKG from the coding sequence ATGAAATATCATGTTGATGAAGAAATGTTATTAATGGATTTTTTATTAGTGAAAACCCAGAGAAAAAGAAATGATATTAAACGTTTGCTGAAATTTGAAAATGTTTATGTAGATGGGCATATTGAAACTTATTATGCATATCATTTACAAGTAGGACAAACTGTTGAGATTAGTGCAAAAAAAGAGGACAAATTACCGTTTCCAATTATCTATGAAGATAAAGAATTGATTGTTATTGAAAAACCATGTGGTTTATTAAGTGAACAAACATCTGGAGAATCTCAAAAAACAGCTTACTTTATAGTAAAGCAATATTTAAAAAAGAAAAAAGAAAATATTTATTTAGTTCATCGTTTGGATCAATATACATCAGGAATATTAATGTTTGTAAAAAGTAAAAAATTATATGAACTCTTAACTCATGATTGGAATCATTATGTCAAGATAAGAGGATATATTGCTATTGTTGAAGGCATGATGAAAAAGCCAAAAGGAACAATTGAAAATTATTTAGCGGAATCAAAAACTCAGACTGTCTATATTTCAACAAAAGACCAGGGGAAAAAAGCGATTACTCATTATAAACAGATTCAAACAAATAAACGTTATAGTATGTTAGAAATCTATTTAGATACGGGTCGCAAAAATCAAATTCGTGTACATCTTTCATCATTACATCATCCAATTATTGGAGATGATAAGTATGGAGCGAAAACCAATCCAATTAGAAGATTGGGATTGCATGCTCATGAATTGATGTTTATTCATCCATTAACTCACAAAGAGATGCGATTTACCTCTCAAACACCAGATTCTTTTCAAAAACTCTTCAAAAAAGGTTGA
- a CDS encoding FtsX-like permease family protein produces MGTLKFSLKMLKKEYKKSFVYTLTLCLTIAVTFLFFNIIDNVYLMEHVSANHSLSGLDIPFSSTLSFIIIIFCAFMIIFANNFYISRKTKEIAIMTMSGASFLDTTMYLFYQNFIMTLIAFPLGIGIGFVMSIGVNQCIYQYLSYQAPFLYVPFNAISDTLICICAIIGAQLIYASGFVYRKDIQYMLSQEHSAQVKDERIIQLPSAMYWLVYILGLVLLISVPYDATSALFPCCIGTLGIGGMLKYCFPALFKKIKERRLIADKLWLIALSNLYASLRRAVLLIEIYAISSSVMIAIMISQQENPREMITAIIGFIVVILLLLASILYKYTMEATTRHMFYYNLYKLGYTYRQLLSIIKKEVISFYVILIGLPLFYIGITLIRAFLHQGITLSFFITVFLAQILPALLAGILTYISYKNSVLLVLKEGVHYE; encoded by the coding sequence GTGGGGACTTTAAAGTTTTCTTTAAAAATGTTAAAAAAGGAATATAAAAAGAGTTTTGTCTATACACTCACGTTATGTTTGACGATTGCTGTTACTTTTCTTTTTTTTAATATTATTGATAATGTTTATTTAATGGAACATGTATCAGCCAATCATTCATTGTCTGGTTTAGATATTCCATTTTCTTCAACATTATCTTTTATCATTATTATTTTTTGTGCCTTTATGATTATCTTTGCAAATAATTTTTATATATCTAGAAAAACAAAAGAAATTGCTATTATGACAATGTCAGGTGCAAGTTTTTTAGATACAACCATGTATTTGTTTTATCAAAATTTTATCATGACATTGATTGCTTTTCCACTTGGAATTGGGATTGGCTTTGTGATGTCGATAGGTGTGAATCAGTGTATCTATCAATATTTAAGTTATCAGGCACCTTTTTTATATGTTCCATTCAATGCTATCAGTGATACTTTGATTTGTATATGTGCAATTATTGGTGCACAATTAATTTATGCATCAGGGTTTGTTTATCGAAAAGATATTCAATATATGTTATCGCAAGAACATAGTGCACAAGTAAAAGATGAACGAATTATTCAACTACCATCAGCTATGTATTGGCTGGTTTATATTTTGGGTCTCGTTCTTCTTATCAGTGTTCCTTATGATGCAACATCAGCACTTTTTCCCTGCTGTATTGGAACTTTAGGGATTGGAGGTATGTTAAAATATTGTTTCCCAGCGCTCTTTAAAAAAATCAAAGAACGACGTCTGATTGCAGATAAATTGTGGTTAATTGCCCTTTCTAATCTTTATGCTTCCTTGCGACGTGCAGTTTTACTGATTGAAATCTATGCAATATCAAGTAGTGTTATGATTGCTATTATGATTTCACAGCAGGAGAATCCACGTGAAATGATAACCGCTATTATTGGTTTTATCGTTGTAATTTTACTCTTGCTGGCTAGTATTCTTTATAAATATACAATGGAAGCCACAACAAGACATATGTTTTATTATAACTTATATAAATTAGGTTATACTTATCGACAATTATTATCGATTATCAAAAAAGAAGTTATTTCATTTTATGTGATTTTAATTGGATTACCTTTATTCTATATTGGTATTACATTAATACGTGCTTTTTTACATCAGGGAATTACATTATCATTCTTCATAACGGTTTTTTTGGCTCAGATATTACCAGCATTATTAGCCGGTATATTAACATATATATCATATAAAAATTCTGTTTTATTGGTTTTAAAGGAAGGGGTTCATTATGAATAA
- a CDS encoding P-type ATPase, whose amino-acid sequence MINLSKKTFEISNIQTVEDLNKLSLELNSREQVSHIKINKGSITFNCIDIDALLRLIHGINKELVIKEVIDGTKRQYDFAQKKEVKHYFMFRNLMTEDDIEVLVKNLEDDQRYHDVYYDSQNKLLTLISSQRDVLSLVRKELFKINPSIDMIEHRKPIRSQDVFNQKYIQTYIRVGIFLVVIALALITSKDHSQLTPFLWLATMLLLAEQLLRKAFKDIKQKHILTEDVLALCAMLMGVVSGAYFETCLAVVLYEATTPLLNKFLEHSLEKIDRAVEMPETGTRVVDDHEETVSLYEIEVGDILVIKPGETVPIPGKVTKGPSELNTYSNTSTYELVKVKRGSEVHSGDVNAGQNPIYVKVSETYESSNYIELMNIASVAPAYESKIEKYTKTLSKFYTPLMVILGLGLGIILPIVNFKDYGQYIHVGAILLLLSGALSSDQSTSLGMLAGFAKAFQNGIIVESSLGLDSINAAQTIVYDRFDGVEVSEEELELFKKLSHMGRTLVIFNDGPVALENDQYTIYNDLTVEEKLEKMDTLIGPIVYIGDSFKDIALLQKSFVGISRGGLADSKVVENSDVVLIDSQLNRVYETFIIARNMRTIAVANHILTLSMKLAILILVISFTALPLWGVVLAEFLVSAFVMVSATHILE is encoded by the coding sequence GTGATAAATTTGTCGAAAAAAACATTTGAAATATCAAATATTCAGACGGTTGAAGATTTGAATAAATTAAGTCTTGAACTCAATTCTAGAGAACAAGTCTCACATATTAAAATAAATAAAGGCAGTATTACTTTTAACTGTATTGATATTGATGCCTTATTACGCCTTATTCATGGGATTAATAAAGAATTGGTGATTAAAGAGGTTATTGATGGTACAAAACGTCAATATGATTTTGCTCAAAAAAAGGAAGTAAAACATTACTTTATGTTTAGAAACCTTATGACTGAAGATGATATTGAAGTATTGGTAAAAAATCTTGAAGATGATCAAAGATACCATGATGTTTATTATGATTCACAAAATAAACTGTTAACCCTTATTTCTTCACAACGTGATGTTTTAAGCTTGGTACGTAAAGAACTCTTTAAAATTAATCCTTCTATAGATATGATTGAACATCGAAAACCAATTCGTTCACAAGATGTTTTTAATCAGAAATATATTCAAACTTATATTCGTGTTGGTATTTTTCTTGTTGTGATTGCATTGGCTTTGATTACTTCAAAAGATCATAGTCAGTTAACACCTTTTTTATGGTTAGCAACGATGTTATTATTGGCTGAACAATTATTAAGAAAAGCCTTTAAAGATATAAAACAAAAACATATCTTAACAGAAGATGTTTTGGCATTGTGTGCAATGCTTATGGGTGTTGTTTCAGGTGCTTATTTTGAAACATGCTTAGCTGTAGTTTTGTATGAAGCGACAACACCACTGCTTAATAAATTCTTAGAGCACTCATTAGAAAAAATAGATCGTGCTGTTGAAATGCCTGAAACTGGCACAAGAGTGGTAGATGATCATGAGGAAACAGTGTCTTTGTATGAAATAGAAGTTGGAGATATTCTTGTTATTAAACCTGGTGAAACTGTTCCTATTCCTGGAAAAGTGACCAAAGGGCCTTCTGAATTAAATACTTATTCTAATACTAGTACTTATGAACTTGTAAAAGTGAAAAGAGGAAGTGAAGTTCATAGTGGTGATGTGAATGCTGGTCAAAATCCAATTTATGTTAAAGTGAGCGAAACTTATGAAAGTTCTAATTATATTGAATTGATGAATATTGCAAGTGTTGCACCGGCATATGAGTCAAAGATAGAAAAATATACAAAAACTTTATCAAAATTTTATACACCATTAATGGTTATCTTAGGGCTTGGATTAGGTATTATTTTACCAATTGTTAATTTTAAAGATTATGGACAATATATTCATGTAGGAGCTATCTTGTTATTGTTATCTGGAGCTTTATCTAGTGATCAATCTACATCATTAGGAATGTTAGCAGGATTTGCAAAAGCTTTTCAAAATGGTATTATTGTGGAATCATCTTTAGGATTAGATTCTATTAATGCTGCTCAAACGATTGTTTATGATCGTTTTGATGGTGTTGAAGTAAGTGAAGAAGAATTAGAATTGTTTAAGAAATTATCACATATGGGAAGAACATTGGTTATTTTTAATGATGGACCTGTGGCTTTAGAAAATGATCAATATACAATTTATAATGATTTGACTGTTGAAGAAAAATTAGAAAAAATGGATACATTGATTGGACCAATTGTCTATATTGGTGATAGTTTTAAAGATATTGCACTTTTACAAAAGAGTTTTGTTGGGATATCACGTGGTGGTCTAGCAGATTCTAAAGTGGTTGAAAATAGTGATGTTGTTTTGATCGATTCACAATTAAATCGGGTTTATGAAACATTCATCATTGCAAGAAATATGCGTACAATTGCTGTAGCAAATCATATTTTAACTTTATCTATGAAGTTAGCTATATTGATTTTGGTTATTTCTTTTACAGCTTTACCACTTTGGGGTGTTGTTCTGGCTGAGTTTTTAGTCAGTGCCTTTGTCATGGTGAGTGCTACACATATTTTAGAGTAG